A stretch of the Candidatus Jettenia sp. AMX2 genome encodes the following:
- a CDS encoding DUF2149 domain-containing protein, translating into MRFMKRRRRFEKYEQPIEDPIAGVANLFDASIVFIVSMMIALFIAYNMLDLLDPKSELTITKKTADGKIEIITKKGKEIKAKKVTDRKVSGDGQRLGIAYQLKDGRVIYVPE; encoded by the coding sequence ATGAGATTTATGAAAAGGCGGAGAAGGTTTGAAAAATACGAACAGCCTATTGAAGACCCGATAGCAGGCGTTGCAAACCTCTTTGATGCGAGCATTGTTTTTATCGTAAGCATGATGATAGCCCTTTTTATAGCTTACAACATGCTTGACCTGCTTGATCCGAAATCGGAGCTGACTATTACAAAGAAGACTGCTGATGGGAAGATAGAGATAATCACAAAGAAAGGCAAAGAGATAAAAGCGAAAAAAGTTACTGATAGAAAGGTGAGCGGCGATGGGCAGAGGCTTGGAATTGCATATCAGCTTAAAGACGGGAGGGTTATTTATGTGCCGGAATAG